The Deltaproteobacteria bacterium genome has a window encoding:
- the pdxA gene encoding 4-hydroxythreonine-4-phosphate dehydrogenase PdxA — protein MARTRELPWVAISLGDPSGIGPEVTARALARPDIRRRLRPVVFGDTRVWGRACRAAGVRDGLAHVQPSEPWPERGVLVEVTQLAARESKPGRPDLAGARAQLAFLQAATDAVADGRCRALCTAPLSKAQVNAAGVAFTGHTEYLANRFKRRVLMMLAGQRLRVVLATTHLPLREVPDALSTARLTDDLALIRDELRRLGLRRPRIAVCGLNPHAGESGHLGKEDARIIAPAIARARRRGIRAEGPFPADSLFPRAVDGGFDAVFAMFHDQGLVALKLLHFRDGVNVTLGLPFVRTSPDHGTAYDLAGTGRADDLSMAEALRWAARYG, from the coding sequence GTGGCCCGCACGCGCGAGCTGCCATGGGTCGCGATCTCGCTGGGCGATCCCTCGGGGATTGGCCCGGAGGTCACCGCCCGCGCGTTGGCCCGACCCGACATTCGGCGACGCTTGCGGCCAGTGGTGTTCGGCGATACGCGCGTGTGGGGCCGCGCCTGCCGCGCCGCCGGCGTGCGCGATGGCCTGGCCCACGTGCAGCCGAGCGAGCCCTGGCCCGAGCGCGGGGTGCTGGTGGAGGTCACGCAGCTCGCGGCGCGCGAGTCCAAGCCCGGCCGGCCGGACCTCGCGGGCGCGCGCGCGCAGCTGGCGTTTCTTCAGGCCGCGACGGACGCCGTAGCTGACGGGCGGTGCCGCGCGCTCTGCACCGCGCCGCTCTCCAAGGCCCAGGTGAATGCGGCCGGGGTCGCCTTCACGGGACACACCGAGTACCTCGCCAACCGCTTCAAGCGGCGGGTGCTGATGATGCTCGCGGGTCAGCGGCTGCGCGTGGTGCTCGCCACCACCCACCTGCCGCTGCGCGAGGTGCCGGACGCGCTCTCGACCGCGAGGCTCACCGACGATCTGGCGCTGATCCGTGATGAGCTCCGGCGGCTCGGCCTGCGCCGACCGCGGATCGCCGTGTGCGGCCTCAACCCTCACGCGGGCGAGAGCGGCCACCTCGGCAAGGAGGACGCGCGGATCATCGCCCCTGCAATTGCGCGCGCTCGACGCCGCGGCATCCGCGCCGAAGGGCCCTTCCCCGCGGATTCGCTCTTTCCGCGCGCCGTCGACGGCGGCTTCGACGCCGTCTTCGCGATGTTTCACGACCAGGGCCTGGTGGCCTTGAAGCTGCTCCACTTCCGCGATGGCGTGAACGTCACCCTCGGATTGCCGTTCGTGAGGACCTCGCCAGACCACGGCACCGCCTACGACCTCGCGGGCACCGGCCGCGCCGACGACCTCAGCATGGCCGAAGCCCTTCGTTGGGCCGCGCGCTATGGCTGA
- a CDS encoding peptidylprolyl isomerase codes for MRRLLASLLLLSPALARAEVLDRVAAVVNTDVVTLTEVEQRALPLLEQVSREPDGAQKDKDHTDALRRALDDLIGEKLMDAELKGLNVDVSDQEVDMSIEDVKKQNNITDPTAFEEALKQQGFTLATYRDFMKKQLAKVKLLNIKVKSKVKVSDDDVKAEYARMAHADNQDVEIHARHVIILCPQNAPPEKVEAAHKKALEVMALAKKPGADFAAIAKKYSEGSGASSGGDLGWFRRGTLAASFENAAFALKKGEVSEPVRTSFGWHVITLEDTRHAAPRPFDEVKDQLRDKLYREQVERQTTAYIGELRRNAAVDVKIAELRDPNAKPEAADAAGGEGTVISGPGVTPPSKPKDDDKRGGMGGMGGMGGMGGMPH; via the coding sequence ATGCGACGCCTGCTTGCCTCCCTGCTCCTGCTCTCGCCCGCCCTGGCTCGCGCCGAGGTCCTGGACCGGGTCGCCGCGGTGGTGAACACCGACGTGGTCACCCTCACCGAGGTGGAGCAGCGCGCCCTGCCGCTCCTGGAGCAGGTCTCGCGCGAGCCCGACGGCGCCCAGAAGGACAAGGACCACACCGACGCCCTGCGCCGCGCGCTCGACGACCTCATCGGCGAGAAGCTGATGGACGCCGAGCTGAAGGGGCTGAATGTCGACGTCTCCGATCAGGAGGTCGACATGTCGATCGAGGACGTGAAGAAGCAGAACAACATCACCGACCCGACCGCGTTCGAAGAGGCCCTCAAGCAACAGGGCTTCACCCTCGCCACCTATCGCGACTTCATGAAGAAGCAGCTCGCCAAGGTGAAGCTGCTCAACATCAAGGTGAAGTCGAAGGTGAAGGTCTCCGACGACGACGTGAAGGCCGAGTACGCGCGCATGGCCCACGCCGACAACCAGGACGTGGAGATCCACGCGCGGCACGTGATCATCCTCTGCCCGCAGAACGCGCCGCCGGAGAAGGTGGAGGCCGCGCACAAGAAGGCCCTCGAGGTGATGGCCCTGGCCAAGAAGCCCGGCGCCGACTTCGCCGCCATCGCCAAGAAGTACAGCGAGGGCTCCGGCGCCTCGAGCGGCGGCGACCTGGGGTGGTTCCGCCGCGGGACGCTCGCGGCCAGCTTCGAGAACGCCGCCTTCGCTTTGAAGAAGGGCGAGGTGAGCGAGCCGGTGCGCACCAGCTTCGGCTGGCACGTGATCACCCTCGAGGACACGCGCCACGCCGCGCCCCGACCGTTCGACGAGGTCAAGGACCAGCTCCGCGACAAGCTCTATCGCGAGCAGGTGGAGCGCCAGACGACGGCGTACATCGGCGAGCTGCGCCGCAACGCCGCGGTGGACGTGAAAATCGCCGAGCTGCGCGACCCCAACGCCAAGCCCGAGGCCGCCGATGCGGCCGGCGGCGAAGGCACCGTCATCAGCGGCCCCGGCGTGACCCCGCCCTCCAAGCCCAAGGACGACGACAAGCGCGGCGGCATGGGTGGCATGGGCGGGATGGGCGGTATGGGCGGAATGCCCCACTGA
- a CDS encoding peptidyl-prolyl cis-trans isomerase, with protein MRRLGLAIAALVLGACRPGPRPAPPPDVVATVNGEPITAGALAKALRRAQREDENLTPRTGEDQAAFRKATLDDLVNQALLLQAAKAVNTSVPNDRVEREVMRLKADYPGKSFDEALAEGSTTAEELREQIKSQLLVEAFFASQVYARVAVTDADVEAYYQAHKDDFAHPEQVHAEQILVTDADTAHRVQQELRQGQRFEELARKYSISPDAKVGGDLGYFPKGQMPEPFDSACFTLKAGQVSDVVQSPYGYHLIKVLEHQAAGTPPLADIRPKVEAVLRKSREAAAQQAKLDELHQKAQITINEKVLAAAP; from the coding sequence GTGCGGCGGCTGGGCCTCGCCATCGCTGCGCTGGTGCTCGGGGCCTGCCGCCCCGGGCCCCGGCCGGCCCCGCCGCCGGACGTGGTGGCCACCGTCAACGGTGAGCCCATCACCGCGGGCGCGCTGGCCAAGGCGCTCCGCCGCGCCCAGCGCGAGGACGAGAACCTCACCCCGCGCACCGGCGAGGACCAGGCTGCCTTCCGCAAGGCGACGCTCGACGACCTGGTGAACCAGGCCCTGCTGCTCCAGGCCGCGAAGGCGGTGAACACCAGCGTCCCCAACGACCGGGTGGAGCGCGAGGTGATGCGCCTCAAGGCCGACTACCCCGGCAAGAGCTTCGACGAGGCCCTCGCTGAAGGCTCCACCACCGCCGAGGAATTGCGCGAGCAGATCAAGAGCCAGCTCCTGGTGGAGGCCTTCTTCGCCAGCCAGGTCTACGCCCGCGTGGCGGTGACCGACGCCGACGTGGAGGCGTACTACCAGGCCCACAAGGACGACTTCGCGCATCCCGAACAGGTGCACGCCGAGCAGATCCTGGTCACCGACGCGGACACCGCCCATCGCGTGCAGCAGGAGCTCCGCCAGGGCCAGCGCTTCGAGGAGCTGGCGCGCAAGTACTCCATCTCCCCCGACGCCAAGGTGGGCGGCGACCTGGGCTACTTCCCCAAGGGCCAGATGCCCGAGCCATTCGATTCCGCGTGCTTCACGCTCAAGGCCGGCCAGGTGAGCGACGTGGTGCAGAGTCCGTACGGGTACCACTTGATCAAAGTCCTGGAGCACCAGGCCGCAGGCACGCCGCCGCTCGCCGACATCCGTCCGAAGGTGGAGGCCGTGCTGCGCAAGTCCCGCGAGGCCGCTGCGCAACAAGCCAAGCTGGACGAGCTGCACCAGAAGGCACAGATCACCATCAACGAGAAGGTCCTCGCGGCTGCACCGTGA
- a CDS encoding peptidyl-prolyl cis-trans isomerase: MKLATLLRAAPLAALAAAPLWGCTNASTPAATSEAAKPAAANVHKGGAVLAKWGNGESLTADELTAKLNERSPFERARVNNLDRKKEFVEQLVRFDLLADEAKKRGLDQDPEVQKAMQTVMVRKLIQQEIDDNPEKKKFSDEELKAYYDAHHDDFERPEMVRLSAIVLNAKDAAEAGKRKAEAEGIAKELKAKSNDYSAFGVMVGKKSEDPATKAVQGDLRFLSKQQLTERYGAEVAAAGFALTQGGISDAVVTPKGVFVLKLTGRTPAVSQSFDQAKPMLTQRVWYEKRSKLFDGFIDDLKKKSSYELDTAELEKFQVNTTAPTTGLGAMQMPGGQPGAPNMTGPQPGMKMGGPIQVKAASAQQPMPAPVPATAPAGGK, from the coding sequence ATGAAGCTCGCCACCCTCCTCCGCGCTGCCCCGCTCGCGGCCCTCGCCGCCGCGCCGCTCTGGGGCTGCACCAACGCATCGACCCCCGCCGCGACCTCCGAGGCCGCCAAGCCTGCCGCCGCCAACGTCCACAAGGGCGGGGCGGTGCTCGCCAAGTGGGGCAATGGCGAGAGCCTCACCGCCGACGAGCTCACCGCCAAGCTCAACGAGCGCAGCCCCTTCGAGCGCGCCCGGGTGAACAACCTCGACCGCAAGAAGGAGTTCGTGGAGCAGCTGGTCCGCTTCGACCTGCTGGCCGACGAGGCCAAGAAGCGCGGCCTCGACCAGGATCCGGAAGTGCAGAAGGCCATGCAGACGGTGATGGTCCGCAAGCTCATCCAGCAGGAGATCGACGACAACCCGGAGAAGAAGAAGTTCTCCGACGAGGAGCTCAAGGCCTACTACGACGCCCACCACGACGACTTCGAGCGGCCGGAGATGGTGCGGCTCTCGGCCATCGTGCTCAACGCCAAGGACGCGGCCGAGGCCGGGAAGCGCAAGGCCGAGGCCGAGGGCATCGCCAAGGAGCTCAAGGCCAAGTCGAACGACTACTCCGCGTTCGGGGTGATGGTGGGCAAGAAGAGCGAGGACCCGGCGACCAAGGCCGTCCAGGGCGATCTGCGCTTCCTGTCCAAGCAGCAGCTCACCGAGCGCTACGGCGCCGAAGTGGCCGCGGCCGGCTTCGCCCTCACCCAGGGCGGCATCAGCGACGCGGTGGTGACCCCCAAGGGCGTGTTCGTGCTCAAGCTCACCGGCCGGACGCCCGCGGTGAGCCAGAGCTTCGACCAGGCCAAGCCCATGCTCACCCAGCGGGTTTGGTACGAGAAGCGCAGCAAGCTCTTCGACGGCTTCATCGACGACCTGAAGAAGAAGTCGAGCTACGAGCTGGACACGGCCGAGCTCGAGAAGTTCCAGGTGAACACCACCGCGCCGACCACCGGCCTGGGCGCGATGCAGATGCCCGGCGGCCAGCCCGGCGCGCCCAACATGACCGGCCCGCAGCCGGGCATGAAGATGGGCGGTCCCATCCAGGTGAAGGCGGCCTCGGCGCAGCAGCCCATGCCCGCGCCCGTGCCGGCCACGGCTCCGGCCGGAGGGAAGTAG
- a CDS encoding tetratricopeptide repeat protein — translation MKPLREDPQSPREVAELLEAARQTDAFTPNQQAAVWSRINETADARKLQRNRPWLLAVPALAALAIVVVIVRGQAPASDPQTLAAAKQFVTPSAGAQFAVESDAVALRSGEVVAGPGARVRTPQLEITVQSAHCRIQVAGELTTIDVHDGELRVRRGQGPELVLSGAVRFRSDDPRLNQPPATGHQPPTPVDAMPSTQDTCANLSLDARRACYTRLAMGSDLAAQNAVYMLGQLEREAHQLPSAIDYWSAYERRFPDGALWPEAAAAMLTARMDQGQWPEALAAADAYLSRVPQGGRSPEVRLIRANLLREHLGKTLPALEAYRALAESSAPANVRAEARFGQALAAEKLGLALEAREALQAYARDFPQGPHAAEVARMLAP, via the coding sequence ATGAAGCCGCTCCGCGAAGATCCTCAGTCGCCGCGCGAGGTGGCCGAGCTGCTCGAGGCCGCGCGCCAGACCGACGCCTTCACGCCCAACCAGCAGGCCGCGGTGTGGAGCCGCATCAACGAGACCGCCGACGCGCGCAAGCTGCAGCGCAATCGGCCCTGGCTTCTCGCCGTTCCCGCGCTCGCCGCGCTGGCGATTGTCGTCGTGATCGTGCGCGGTCAGGCGCCCGCCTCGGATCCTCAAACGCTCGCGGCGGCGAAGCAGTTCGTGACGCCGTCGGCAGGCGCGCAGTTCGCCGTCGAGAGCGACGCGGTGGCGCTGCGCTCGGGCGAGGTGGTGGCGGGTCCGGGCGCGCGCGTGCGCACGCCGCAGCTGGAGATCACGGTGCAGAGCGCGCACTGCCGCATCCAGGTCGCGGGCGAGCTCACCACCATCGACGTGCATGACGGCGAGCTGCGCGTGCGTCGCGGGCAGGGGCCCGAGCTCGTGCTCAGCGGCGCTGTCCGCTTCCGCTCCGACGATCCGCGCCTCAACCAGCCACCAGCCACCGGCCACCAGCCACCGACGCCCGTCGATGCGATGCCTTCGACCCAGGACACCTGCGCCAACCTGAGCCTGGACGCGCGCAGGGCCTGCTACACGCGCCTGGCGATGGGCTCGGACCTCGCGGCGCAGAACGCGGTGTACATGCTCGGCCAGCTCGAGCGTGAGGCGCACCAGCTGCCCTCGGCCATCGACTACTGGAGCGCCTACGAGCGCCGCTTCCCGGACGGCGCGCTCTGGCCCGAGGCTGCCGCGGCGATGCTCACCGCGCGCATGGACCAGGGCCAGTGGCCCGAAGCCCTCGCCGCCGCCGACGCCTATCTCAGCCGCGTGCCGCAAGGCGGCCGCTCGCCCGAGGTGCGGCTCATCCGCGCCAACCTGCTCCGCGAGCACCTGGGCAAGACGCTGCCCGCGCTCGAGGCCTACCGCGCGCTCGCCGAGAGCAGCGCGCCGGCCAACGTCCGCGCCGAGGCGCGCTTCGGCCAGGCGCTGGCCGCCGAGAAGCTGGGGCTGGCGCTCGAGGCCCGCGAGGCGCTGCAGGCCTACGCCCGCGACTTCCCCCAGGGCCCGCATGCCGCCGAGGTGGCCCGGATGCTCGCGCCGTGA
- a CDS encoding RNA polymerase sigma factor, whose translation MSEDARTERLDLRALYQQHAAFLRSAIQRLGGPRVDADDLLHEVFIVALDRQSSFEGRSTARTWLYGIALKVVAAHRRKSKLRSFFGMDDVPPEREPVDAQTPATALDAAQAKKTVFDALERISEKKRTVFVLYELEGLSGEEIAQLVGCPLKTVWTRLFHARAEFQKHLKLSEAQEAAGLLVLKRPAKDEKPDDVDARRAKP comes from the coding sequence GTGAGCGAGGACGCCCGCACCGAGCGTTTGGACCTGCGTGCGCTCTATCAGCAGCACGCGGCCTTCTTGCGCTCTGCCATCCAGCGCCTGGGCGGCCCGCGCGTCGACGCCGACGACCTGCTCCACGAGGTCTTCATCGTCGCCCTCGATCGTCAAAGCAGCTTCGAAGGCCGCTCCACCGCGCGCACCTGGCTCTACGGCATCGCGTTGAAGGTCGTGGCCGCGCACCGCCGCAAGTCCAAGCTGCGCAGCTTCTTCGGCATGGACGACGTGCCGCCCGAGCGCGAGCCCGTCGACGCCCAGACGCCCGCCACCGCCCTCGACGCCGCCCAGGCCAAGAAGACCGTCTTCGACGCGCTGGAGAGAATCTCCGAGAAGAAGCGCACCGTGTTCGTGCTCTACGAGCTCGAAGGTCTGTCCGGCGAGGAGATCGCTCAGCTCGTCGGGTGTCCGCTGAAGACGGTGTGGACGCGCCTCTTCCACGCGCGCGCCGAGTTCCAGAAGCACCTCAAGCTGAGCGAGGCGCAGGAGGCCGCGGGGCTGCTGGTGCTCAAGCGACCCGCCAAGGACGAGAAGCCGGACGACGTCGACGCGCGGAGGGCCAAGCCATGA
- a CDS encoding LysR family transcriptional regulator gives MDLSRIDLNLLLVLDALVEEKNLARAATRLGISQATMSAQLAKLRKLVGDPVLVRNQGKMVPTARGWELHAAVRKVLAQVEDTLAPPAPFDPATSRNTFTLGATDYAEFALLPALVTKLGEVAPGVRVAVRSLAGEQPLKDLENGRVDLVVGELHDIPSGLKKLQLFSERPVAVVRKGHPKVPGKAPALLPQQVEALSFVQVVPRGGVPPPLSDVLKEAGFDTHVALKVPSFLVAPMVVAQTDHAAVLPERVARHFAQLLPIKVLELPLRLEGPPLLLVWRGGEEPASINWLRNIVAQAGKALAD, from the coding sequence ATGGACCTCAGCCGCATCGACCTCAACCTGCTCCTCGTCCTCGACGCCCTGGTCGAAGAGAAGAACCTCGCCCGCGCCGCCACCCGCCTCGGAATCTCCCAGGCCACCATGAGCGCCCAGCTCGCCAAGCTCCGCAAGCTCGTGGGCGACCCGGTCCTCGTGCGCAACCAGGGCAAGATGGTCCCCACCGCGCGCGGCTGGGAGCTGCACGCGGCCGTCCGGAAAGTTCTCGCGCAGGTCGAGGACACCCTCGCGCCGCCCGCGCCCTTCGATCCCGCCACGTCGCGGAACACGTTCACCCTCGGCGCCACCGACTACGCCGAGTTCGCGCTCTTGCCCGCGCTGGTCACCAAGCTGGGCGAGGTCGCGCCGGGCGTCCGCGTGGCCGTGCGCAGCCTCGCGGGCGAGCAGCCGCTCAAGGATCTCGAGAACGGCCGCGTGGATCTGGTCGTCGGCGAGCTGCACGACATCCCTTCGGGCCTGAAGAAGCTGCAGCTCTTCAGCGAGCGGCCCGTCGCCGTCGTCCGCAAGGGCCATCCCAAGGTTCCGGGCAAGGCGCCGGCGCTCCTGCCCCAGCAGGTGGAGGCGCTGAGCTTCGTGCAGGTTGTGCCGCGCGGTGGCGTGCCGCCGCCGCTCTCCGACGTCCTCAAGGAAGCCGGCTTCGACACCCACGTCGCCCTCAAGGTCCCGAGCTTCCTGGTGGCGCCGATGGTGGTGGCCCAGACGGATCACGCGGCGGTGCTGCCCGAGCGCGTGGCCCGGCACTTCGCCCAGCTCTTGCCCATCAAGGTGCTGGAGCTGCCGCTGCGGCTCGAGGGTCCGCCGCTCTTGCTGGTGTGGCGCGGCGGGGAGGAGCCGGCGTCGATCAACTGGCTGCGCAACATCGTCGCGCAGGCCGGCAAGGCGCTCGCGGATTAA
- a CDS encoding ABC transporter substrate-binding protein, translating into MGLRRFLVAYSLAGALPGLAALLIAQSLSGQPFAVRAGIALVVSALWFWLVGYLYFVRAARIERSGRALVVAQIAQGDLTRTPQAVEDRGGDLRALVLALRRAVAQVQQVTRNLRGTSSETAERSRRLLEFAKRQGSAVDRTLTAVGGMGSELERVRGRVAQLQSFSSEATGSLQEMTSRMESVGNVLATLNDFVTKQSRAVEEMTERMGAIADSGGELAKFAVEADLFVGAVAQGIEGVRRRAQQTGDLAREVSSTAERGQALVKDSVQGMYVLQDSVQRVAELVERLGQRSDEIGRIIDVIEEIADQTNLLSLNASIIAAQAGEHGRPFAVVADSIRTLAERTARSTREIAQLVNAVRNEVGRAVELVGEGRERAAHGVLLGDRAMDALGEIRGTVERTFLAVEETVGETGRLQSEGGRVADASKRVAARVEDVSRAAFEQARIGRSLSEQTKEMARLANDARAQAAGQAESAANLAVAVNRLEVVRGEIGAAHEVLDRGDADIAAAVAEVRDDANRVIQVADDLSRTVDHLYREAEGLEEEVFHFRLPTARRGGTLRVAVPAPDLVESSNGFDPLNLVDVHAVDVAATFYSTLLRAGDGAAVMPDLAESWDSDPNGRRYRFRLRRGVRFHDGTPLTAAEVKSAFERSLSPRRKSPSSWIFEDVVGAEAYRRGQADSVSGMRVLGELELEIELLEPKAFFLNLLTLPFTFVGRAPSRGLPVGTGPFRCTQLEKGRRMVVERYGEYHAPDRPMVDRVEVTFFADQQAAMDALSRGEVDVLSNLTNRELVKAAGQRISVMSATSLSTNFLALHCKVKPFDDVRVRRAIQLLVDVDAGVREAFPDGKPARSLTPPGLPSYDDAAPLFRVDVEKARRLLAEAGVARGLELTCYSSSRNGVLSQAFFRRFAEVGITVRCETMPNEEFNRRTEAGGVGMTYGGWVADYPDADNFLYFLCNSRAQSYFALGYKNEKFDAVTSEARGTIDPTRRTELYRQAERILREDAPLIPLFHDRTFAATRPNVHGMRLRLTPPQLRVDDVWVDEE; encoded by the coding sequence ATGGGCCTGCGCCGCTTCCTCGTCGCCTACAGCCTGGCTGGCGCGCTGCCTGGGTTGGCGGCGCTGCTCATCGCCCAGTCGCTGTCGGGCCAGCCGTTCGCGGTGCGGGCCGGCATCGCCCTGGTGGTCTCGGCGCTCTGGTTCTGGCTGGTGGGCTACCTCTACTTCGTGCGCGCCGCGCGGATCGAGCGCTCGGGCCGCGCGCTGGTGGTGGCCCAGATTGCCCAGGGCGACCTGACGCGCACGCCGCAGGCCGTCGAGGACCGCGGCGGCGATCTGCGCGCGCTGGTGCTGGCGCTCCGACGCGCGGTGGCCCAGGTGCAGCAGGTGACGCGAAACCTGCGAGGGACCAGCAGCGAGACGGCCGAGCGCTCGCGCCGCCTGCTCGAGTTCGCCAAGCGCCAGGGCTCGGCCGTGGACCGCACGCTGACGGCCGTGGGCGGCATGGGCAGCGAGCTGGAGCGCGTGCGCGGCCGCGTGGCCCAGCTTCAGAGCTTCTCCAGCGAGGCGACCGGGAGCCTGCAGGAGATGACCTCGCGCATGGAGAGCGTGGGCAACGTGCTGGCCACGCTCAACGACTTCGTCACCAAGCAGAGCCGCGCGGTGGAGGAGATGACCGAGCGCATGGGCGCCATCGCCGACTCGGGCGGCGAGCTGGCCAAGTTCGCGGTGGAGGCGGACCTCTTCGTGGGCGCGGTGGCCCAGGGCATCGAGGGCGTGCGCCGGCGCGCGCAGCAGACGGGCGATCTCGCGCGCGAGGTGTCGAGCACGGCCGAGCGCGGCCAGGCGCTGGTCAAAGACAGCGTGCAGGGCATGTACGTGCTGCAGGACTCGGTGCAGCGCGTGGCCGAGCTCGTCGAACGACTCGGGCAACGCTCCGACGAGATCGGCCGGATCATCGACGTCATCGAAGAGATCGCCGACCAGACGAACCTGCTCTCGCTGAACGCGTCGATCATCGCGGCGCAGGCGGGCGAGCACGGACGGCCATTTGCGGTCGTCGCCGACAGCATTCGCACGCTGGCCGAGCGCACCGCGCGCAGCACCCGCGAGATCGCCCAGTTGGTGAACGCCGTTCGAAACGAAGTGGGACGCGCCGTCGAACTGGTGGGCGAAGGCCGCGAGCGCGCCGCGCACGGCGTGCTCCTCGGCGACCGCGCCATGGACGCCCTCGGCGAGATCCGCGGCACCGTGGAGCGCACCTTTCTGGCGGTGGAAGAGACCGTCGGCGAGACCGGCCGCTTGCAGAGCGAGGGCGGCCGCGTGGCCGACGCCAGCAAGCGCGTGGCGGCGCGCGTGGAAGACGTGTCGCGCGCGGCGTTCGAGCAGGCGCGCATCGGCCGCTCGCTCTCGGAGCAGACCAAAGAGATGGCCCGGCTCGCCAACGACGCGCGCGCGCAGGCCGCCGGTCAGGCCGAGAGCGCCGCGAATTTGGCCGTCGCGGTGAATCGCCTCGAGGTGGTGCGCGGCGAGATCGGCGCGGCGCACGAGGTGCTCGATCGCGGCGACGCCGACATCGCCGCCGCCGTGGCCGAGGTCCGCGACGACGCCAACCGCGTCATCCAGGTCGCCGACGATCTCTCGCGCACGGTGGATCACCTCTATCGCGAAGCGGAGGGCCTCGAAGAGGAGGTCTTCCACTTCCGGCTGCCCACCGCGCGCCGCGGCGGGACGCTGCGCGTGGCCGTGCCCGCGCCGGATCTGGTGGAGTCGAGCAACGGGTTCGATCCGCTGAACCTCGTCGATGTGCACGCGGTCGACGTGGCCGCGACGTTCTACTCCACGCTCCTTCGCGCAGGTGACGGCGCCGCGGTGATGCCCGATCTCGCCGAGAGCTGGGACTCGGATCCGAACGGGCGCCGCTATCGCTTCCGCTTGCGCCGCGGCGTGCGCTTCCACGACGGCACGCCGCTCACCGCCGCCGAGGTGAAGAGCGCCTTCGAGCGCTCGCTCTCGCCGCGCCGCAAGAGCCCCTCGAGCTGGATCTTCGAAGACGTGGTCGGCGCCGAGGCCTATCGCCGCGGCCAGGCCGACAGCGTCTCGGGCATGCGCGTGCTGGGCGAGCTGGAGCTGGAGATCGAGCTCCTCGAGCCCAAGGCGTTCTTCCTGAACCTGCTCACGCTGCCGTTCACGTTCGTGGGCCGGGCGCCGTCGCGCGGGCTGCCGGTGGGCACGGGCCCGTTCCGCTGCACGCAGCTGGAGAAGGGCCGGCGCATGGTGGTGGAGCGGTACGGCGAGTACCACGCGCCGGATCGACCGATGGTGGACCGCGTGGAGGTGACCTTCTTCGCCGACCAGCAGGCCGCCATGGACGCGCTCTCCCGCGGCGAGGTGGACGTCCTCTCGAACCTCACCAACCGCGAGCTGGTGAAGGCGGCGGGACAGCGCATCAGCGTGATGTCGGCGACGTCGCTGTCGACGAACTTCCTGGCGCTGCACTGCAAGGTGAAGCCCTTCGACGACGTGCGCGTGCGGCGCGCGATCCAGCTGCTGGTCGACGTCGACGCGGGCGTGCGCGAGGCCTTCCCCGACGGCAAGCCGGCGCGCTCGCTCACGCCGCCGGGCCTGCCCAGCTACGACGATGCGGCGCCGCTCTTCCGCGTGGACGTGGAGAAGGCGCGGCGGCTCCTGGCCGAGGCGGGCGTCGCGCGCGGGCTGGAGCTCACCTGCTACAGCTCGAGCCGCAACGGCGTCCTCTCGCAGGCGTTCTTCCGACGCTTCGCCGAGGTGGGCATCACCGTGCGCTGCGAGACCATGCCCAACGAGGAGTTCAACCGGCGCACCGAAGCGGGCGGCGTGGGCATGACCTACGGTGGCTGGGTGGCCGACTACCCCGACGCCGACAACTTCCTCTACTTCCTCTGCAACTCGCGGGCGCAGAGCTACTTTGCCCTCGGCTACAAGAACGAGAAGTTCGACGCGGTGACCTCCGAAGCGCGCGGCACCATCGATCCCACGCGGCGCACGGAGCTGTATCGCCAGGCGGAGCGGATCCTCCGCGAGGACGCGCCGCTCATCCCGCTCTTCCACGACCGCACCTTCGCGGCCACGCGGCCCAACGTGCACGGCATGCGCTTGCGCCTCACGCCGCCGCAGCTCCGCGTGGACGACGTGTGGGTGGATGAAGAGTAG